In Kiritimatiellia bacterium, the following proteins share a genomic window:
- a CDS encoding HAD hydrolase family protein: protein MEISDFLFNRLAPVLRERDRVLVGICGRAGAGKSTLTQHVAKDLKARGIPTLLYSGDWRFYLDSADRKAWMEEKWKLGMDAYIYALNQFSWWNFSRIYQELDALMQGRAVDIAEAYDRRTGKKNHAVRLPALERGCILFENSILGGAEHLQRLDQVVLVNTEDEVCFRRILDKDAGRRSFSEIVQRHLVTTFGENFFLKMLLEKFPERTVACSSDGRLGPLPKIHDPSHIPVPYMKSTWREAKKGTVFVDLDGTLVKHVEVPSETGEEIKLLPGSVEKLKEFREQGLMIVLTTSRPQHKIIHVAAKLRAAGLVFDQIISDLPLGPRHLINDSKDSEVRAYAYPLLRDAGIGSLELQG from the coding sequence ATGGAGATCTCGGACTTCCTGTTCAACCGCCTGGCGCCGGTCCTGCGGGAGCGTGACCGGGTCCTCGTGGGCATCTGCGGCCGCGCCGGCGCGGGCAAGTCCACCCTGACCCAGCACGTCGCCAAGGACCTGAAGGCGCGCGGCATCCCGACGCTGCTCTACTCGGGCGACTGGCGCTTCTACCTCGATTCCGCCGACCGCAAAGCGTGGATGGAGGAGAAGTGGAAGCTGGGCATGGACGCCTACATCTACGCGCTCAACCAGTTCAGCTGGTGGAACTTCTCGCGGATCTACCAGGAGTTGGACGCGCTGATGCAGGGCCGGGCCGTGGACATTGCGGAAGCCTACGACCGGCGCACGGGGAAGAAAAACCACGCCGTCCGCCTGCCGGCGCTGGAGCGCGGGTGCATCCTGTTCGAGAACAGCATCCTCGGCGGGGCGGAGCACCTGCAGCGGCTGGACCAGGTCGTGCTGGTCAACACGGAGGACGAGGTTTGCTTCCGGCGCATCCTGGACAAGGACGCGGGGCGGCGCTCGTTCTCGGAGATCGTGCAGCGGCACCTGGTCACGACCTTCGGCGAGAATTTCTTCCTCAAGATGCTCCTCGAGAAGTTTCCGGAGCGTACGGTGGCCTGCTCTTCGGATGGCCGCCTCGGGCCGCTCCCGAAGATCCACGACCCGTCGCATATCCCCGTGCCCTACATGAAATCCACGTGGCGGGAGGCCAAGAAAGGGACCGTCTTCGTGGACCTGGACGGCACGCTGGTCAAGCACGTGGAAGTGCCGTCGGAAACCGGCGAGGAAATCAAGCTGCTTCCCGGCTCGGTCGAGAAGCTGAAGGAATTCCGGGAGCAGGGGCTCATGATCGTGCTGACCACGTCCCGGCCGCAGCACAAGATCATCCACGTGGCCGCGAAGCTGCGGGCGGCCGGGCTGGTCTTCGACCAGATCATCTCCGACCTGCCGCTCGGGCCGCGGCACCTGATCAACGACTCCAAGGACAGCGAGGTCCGGGCGTACGCGTACCCCCTCCTGCGGGACGCAGGGATCGGGTCGCTGGAACTCCAGGGCTGA